One stretch of Niallia sp. XMNu-256 DNA includes these proteins:
- the adhE gene encoding bifunctional acetaldehyde-CoA/alcohol dehydrogenase: protein MAVIEAELTQEEVVSKMIDKLISNAKQALSQFKGFDQRQIDEIVKQMAVAGLDQHMPLAKLAVQETRRGVYEDKIIKNLFATEYIWNTIKDEPTVGVIHENKLEGIVDIADPIGVICAVTPVTNPTSTTMFKILISIKARNPIIFAFHPSAQKCSSEAAKVLRDAAIKAGAPEHCIQWVESPSMEATHQLMTHPGISLILATGGSGMVKSAYSSGKPAIGVGPGNVPCYIEKSAIVKRAVNDLVLSKTFDNGMICASEQAVIIDKEIYDVTKKEFIDLGCYFLTTDEKDKVEKLVINENTCAVNTAIVGQPASKIAQLAGIKVAEDTKILIAELAGVGPEFPLSREKLSPVLACYKAHSTEEGFERAEEMLEFGGLGHTAVIHSTNRDVLDEFASRMKAGRIITNAPSSQGGIGDIYNANTPSLTLGCGSYGGNSISVNVTASHLINIKKMARRNKNMQWFKVPPKIYFEKNSIQYLAAMQGISKALIVTDQAMVEFGYVDKVVHYLEENPNNVHYRIFSQVEPDPSIETVMNGTKMMEEFQPDVIIALGGGSPMDAAKGMWLFYEHPEANFHELKQKFMDIRKRVVKYPELGAKAKFVAIPTTSGTGSEMTSFAVISDKVNNMKYPLADYELTPDVAIIDPQFIMSLPKSVTADTGMDVLTHAIEAYVSVMANDYTDGLAIKAIQLVFKYLPRAYANGNDEEAREKMHNASAIAGMAFSNAFLGINHSLAHKLGAEYHVPHGRANTILMPHVIRYNATKPRKLATFPKYEHFIADERYAEIARILGLPASTTAEGVESLVQAIISLAKELNIPMSLQSQGIDKKEFEQNVDILADRAFEDQCTGANPKMPLVSELAEIYRKAYKGV, encoded by the coding sequence ATGGCTGTTATCGAAGCAGAACTCACCCAAGAAGAAGTTGTATCAAAAATGATTGACAAATTAATTTCCAATGCAAAACAGGCTTTAAGTCAATTCAAAGGGTTTGACCAAAGGCAAATCGACGAGATTGTAAAACAAATGGCTGTAGCCGGATTAGATCAGCATATGCCATTGGCAAAACTAGCTGTTCAGGAAACAAGACGTGGGGTTTATGAAGATAAAATTATCAAGAACCTTTTTGCAACTGAGTACATTTGGAACACCATTAAAGATGAGCCGACAGTTGGAGTTATCCATGAAAATAAATTAGAAGGCATTGTAGACATTGCTGACCCAATCGGTGTGATTTGTGCTGTTACACCAGTAACAAATCCTACATCAACGACCATGTTTAAAATTTTAATTTCTATTAAAGCACGGAATCCGATCATCTTTGCTTTTCACCCTTCCGCACAAAAATGCTCAAGTGAAGCAGCAAAAGTATTACGTGATGCAGCAATCAAAGCAGGTGCTCCAGAGCATTGTATTCAATGGGTTGAGTCTCCTTCCATGGAAGCTACCCACCAACTTATGACACATCCTGGAATTTCTCTTATTTTAGCCACCGGTGGCTCTGGAATGGTCAAATCAGCCTACAGTTCAGGAAAACCAGCCATTGGAGTTGGCCCTGGGAATGTTCCTTGTTATATTGAAAAATCAGCGATTGTTAAACGTGCTGTCAATGATCTCGTCCTGTCAAAAACCTTTGATAATGGGATGATTTGTGCATCTGAACAAGCAGTAATTATTGATAAGGAAATCTATGATGTGACAAAAAAAGAATTTATCGATCTTGGTTGCTATTTCCTAACAACGGATGAAAAAGATAAAGTAGAAAAACTAGTTATCAATGAAAATACTTGTGCAGTTAATACTGCAATCGTCGGACAGCCCGCAAGTAAAATTGCACAGTTGGCAGGGATTAAGGTCGCAGAGGATACAAAAATTCTCATTGCTGAATTAGCTGGTGTGGGACCTGAATTTCCTCTATCTCGTGAAAAACTAAGTCCTGTTCTTGCATGTTATAAAGCTCATTCAACAGAAGAAGGTTTTGAGCGAGCCGAAGAAATGCTTGAATTTGGTGGTCTTGGCCACACGGCTGTCATTCACTCTACGAATAGGGACGTTCTTGATGAATTTGCTAGTAGAATGAAAGCTGGGCGAATCATTACAAATGCCCCTTCTTCACAAGGAGGCATTGGTGATATTTATAATGCAAACACACCATCCTTAACACTAGGATGCGGATCATATGGCGGCAACTCGATCTCAGTTAACGTGACTGCCTCACATTTAATTAATATTAAAAAGATGGCGAGAAGGAATAAAAATATGCAATGGTTTAAAGTGCCACCAAAAATTTACTTTGAAAAAAATTCAATTCAATATTTAGCAGCAATGCAAGGAATTTCAAAAGCTTTGATTGTAACAGATCAAGCAATGGTCGAATTCGGGTATGTTGATAAAGTGGTTCATTATTTAGAAGAGAATCCAAATAACGTTCATTATCGAATCTTCTCCCAAGTGGAACCAGATCCGTCTATTGAAACGGTCATGAATGGAACGAAGATGATGGAGGAATTCCAACCAGATGTCATCATCGCCCTAGGTGGAGGTTCACCAATGGATGCGGCAAAAGGTATGTGGTTATTTTACGAGCACCCTGAAGCTAATTTCCATGAGTTAAAACAAAAATTTATGGATATTCGTAAACGTGTTGTTAAGTATCCTGAGCTTGGTGCAAAAGCAAAATTTGTAGCAATTCCAACTACCTCTGGTACTGGATCAGAAATGACATCATTTGCTGTGATCTCTGATAAAGTGAACAACATGAAATACCCATTGGCAGATTATGAATTAACCCCAGATGTTGCGATTATTGATCCACAGTTTATCATGTCCTTGCCAAAATCTGTAACGGCTGATACAGGGATGGATGTGTTGACACATGCAATTGAAGCCTACGTGTCTGTTATGGCAAACGACTATACAGATGGCCTTGCCATTAAAGCGATTCAATTAGTATTTAAATATTTACCAAGAGCCTACGCGAATGGGAATGATGAAGAAGCACGGGAAAAAATGCATAATGCATCCGCTATTGCAGGAATGGCCTTTTCCAACGCCTTCTTAGGGATTAATCATAGCTTAGCCCATAAGCTTGGTGCCGAATACCATGTACCTCACGGACGTGCCAATACGATTCTTATGCCGCATGTCATTCGTTACAATGCAACAAAACCGAGGAAACTAGCGACTTTCCCGAAATACGAGCATTTTATTGCTGATGAGCGTTACGCAGAGATTGCTAGAATTTTAGGACTTCCTGCAAGTACAACCGCAGAAGGAGTCGAAAGCCTTGTTCAAGCCATCATTTCTTTAGCAAAAGAATTAAACATCCCGATGAGTCTTCAATCACAAGGGATTGACAAAAAAGAGTTTGAACAAAATGTAGATATACTAGCAGACCGTGCTTTTGAAGATCAATGTACAGGTGCTAACCCTAAAATGCCGCTTGTTTCTGAGCTTGCTGAAATTTATCGTAAGGCTTATAAAGGGGTATAA
- a CDS encoding glycosyltransferase family 2 protein translates to MESNLSAFIEYFNFTMFVLFAIMYSYQIVYMFVAFKAKRSKKEEVRNIQLNRYAIIIAARNEELVIGQLINSIKNQNYPKELVDVFVVADNCTDGTAHEARKAGAIVRERFNKAQVGKGYALDYMISIIETEFSSKKYDGLFVFDADNLLDENYIAEMNKTFNRGYRVVTSYRNSKNYDQNWISAGYGLWFLHEAEYLNLPRMVLKSSCAISGTGFLVHADVIKANGGWIHHLLTEDIEFSVSQIIKGEKFGYCKKAVFYDEQPVTFSQSWNQRLRWAKGFYQVFAKYGKDLIGGIFQGKQNRFSCFDMTMTIMPAMLISFASILVNGFFFAAGFFDLFGGKAVIEMTSIALLKSVCWYYGVLFILGFITTLTEWRSIHCASWKKVAYMFTFPLFMFTYIPISVVALFKDVEWKPIAHTVVKSLDDVR, encoded by the coding sequence TTGGAATCAAATCTATCGGCTTTTATTGAATATTTTAATTTCACCATGTTTGTATTATTTGCCATTATGTATTCCTATCAAATTGTGTACATGTTTGTTGCATTTAAGGCTAAAAGGAGCAAAAAAGAGGAAGTTAGAAATATTCAACTGAACAGATATGCGATCATTATCGCAGCACGTAATGAAGAGTTAGTGATCGGACAACTGATAAATAGTATTAAAAATCAGAACTATCCTAAGGAATTGGTTGATGTTTTTGTTGTAGCAGATAATTGTACGGATGGGACTGCACATGAGGCAAGGAAGGCTGGGGCCATTGTTAGAGAACGTTTTAATAAAGCCCAAGTTGGAAAAGGGTATGCCCTTGACTATATGATAAGTATCATTGAAACAGAATTTTCATCCAAAAAGTATGATGGATTATTTGTGTTTGATGCCGATAATTTACTAGATGAAAATTATATTGCAGAAATGAACAAAACGTTTAATAGAGGATATCGGGTAGTTACGAGCTATCGAAACTCAAAAAATTATGATCAAAACTGGATCTCAGCAGGGTATGGCCTTTGGTTCTTGCATGAAGCAGAGTATTTGAATCTACCAAGGATGGTGTTGAAATCAAGCTGTGCCATATCCGGGACAGGATTTCTTGTACATGCTGATGTCATTAAAGCCAATGGAGGATGGATTCATCATTTGCTCACCGAAGATATCGAGTTTTCTGTATCTCAAATCATTAAAGGTGAAAAATTCGGCTATTGTAAAAAGGCTGTATTTTACGATGAACAACCTGTTACGTTTAGCCAATCCTGGAACCAGAGATTGCGTTGGGCAAAGGGGTTTTATCAAGTCTTCGCCAAATACGGCAAAGATCTGATTGGCGGTATTTTTCAAGGAAAACAAAATCGATTCTCCTGTTTCGATATGACGATGACGATCATGCCTGCAATGTTGATTTCTTTTGCTAGCATTTTAGTTAATGGCTTTTTCTTCGCAGCCGGTTTCTTTGATTTGTTTGGGGGAAAAGCGGTTATAGAAATGACTTCGATTGCACTACTTAAATCTGTGTGTTGGTATTATGGAGTCCTGTTTATTCTTGGTTTCATAACGACATTGACAGAATGGAGGTCCATCCACTGTGCTAGTTGGAAAAAGGTTGCCTATATGTTCACATTTCCTTTGTTTATGTTTACGTATATCCCCATTTCGGTTGTAGCTTTGTTTAAAGATGTTGAATGGAAGCCAATCGCCCATACAGTGGTGAAGTCATTAGACGATGTAAGGTAA
- a CDS encoding DMT family transporter has translation MKGQVKLISAMLIFGSIGLFVKNIHLSSSEIALLRGAIGSIFLLALSFLVRQRPSFSVIKENLILLLLSGAALGFNWIFLFEAYRYTTISNSTISYYFAPIIVMVLAPFILKEKLTRIKIVSLLLAMVGLILVVNNGGGSIDGAYNHAVGIIYGLLAATLYASVILMNKFIRNLSGFETTLIQLMMASIVLAPYVYIKEGLDFSGINSQSVILILILGMVHTGVAYFLYFGAIKELKGQTIAVLSYIDPISAVIFSFLFLGEHMGALQIIGGILVLGSTFLSEKEFGLRKKDKT, from the coding sequence ATGAAGGGTCAGGTTAAGCTCATTTCAGCCATGCTCATATTTGGAAGCATCGGCTTGTTCGTCAAAAATATTCATCTATCATCAAGTGAAATTGCCCTTTTAAGAGGAGCGATTGGAAGTATCTTTTTACTAGCTTTAAGCTTCTTAGTCAGACAAAGACCGTCTTTTTCAGTGATAAAAGAAAATCTGATTCTCTTACTATTATCGGGTGCAGCACTTGGATTTAACTGGATCTTTTTATTTGAGGCCTATCGATATACAACCATTTCAAATTCAACTATCAGTTATTACTTTGCACCAATTATTGTTATGGTTTTAGCACCCTTTATTTTGAAAGAAAAGCTCACACGTATTAAAATTGTTAGTTTACTGTTAGCGATGGTTGGGTTGATTTTAGTCGTCAATAACGGGGGTGGCAGCATAGACGGGGCGTATAATCACGCAGTTGGGATTATATACGGTTTGTTAGCTGCTACGTTATATGCGAGTGTCATATTAATGAATAAATTTATTAGAAATTTATCGGGGTTTGAAACAACGCTTATTCAATTAATGATGGCATCAATTGTTTTGGCTCCTTATGTTTACATAAAAGAGGGGTTGGATTTCTCAGGAATAAACAGCCAGTCCGTCATTCTCATCCTTATTCTTGGAATGGTCCACACAGGGGTTGCTTATTTCTTATATTTTGGAGCAATAAAAGAGCTTAAAGGACAAACGATTGCTGTTTTAAGCTACATTGACCCTATTTCAGCTGTCATTTTCTCATTCCTCTTCCTAGGAGAACATATGGGGGCTCTACAAATCATCGGAGGGATCCTCGTGCTAGGTTCTACTTTTCTTAGTGAAAAGGAATTTGGTCTGCGTAAGAAGGATAAAACTTGA
- a CDS encoding CidA/LrgA family protein, translating to MKNMMIFLVQMVLLYLIYAISDLLVKWLHLPIPGSVCGLILLFVLLATGILKESYVEKATTFLNKHLAFFFIPFAVGLMNYGHLIKTSGIQLLLMIVGSTLIGLVVTSGVSQGLSGKVGAKRGQSDSH from the coding sequence ATGAAGAATATGATGATATTTCTCGTTCAAATGGTGTTGCTTTATTTAATTTATGCCATTTCAGACTTGCTGGTGAAGTGGCTTCATTTGCCGATTCCAGGTAGTGTATGTGGTTTGATCTTATTATTTGTGCTATTAGCTACGGGTATTTTGAAAGAAAGTTATGTTGAGAAGGCGACAACATTCTTGAATAAGCATCTAGCCTTTTTTTTCATTCCCTTTGCTGTCGGTTTAATGAACTATGGACACTTAATTAAAACGAGCGGGATTCAATTATTGTTGATGATTGTTGGAAGTACATTAATTGGATTAGTCGTGACATCAGGAGTTTCGCAAGGTTTATCTGGAAAGGTAGGAGCAAAACGTGGACAGTCTGACTCTCATTAA
- a CDS encoding LrgB family protein, translating to MDSLTLINISITVVVYLGAKWLSERLVSPLTTPVLTASLLIIVILSVFDISYEQYSEAKEWISILLGPATVALAVPMYHNRTVIMEKMIPALFGLMIGTISTIVSAVWLSKVFGLSEAIQAAAAVKAVTTPVAIDVVLIINGDPALASAFVVIAGIVGAVLAPTLLSILKIKDPFSRGLGIGAVSHVIGTSQAVKEGPLEGAVSSMALSLAAIFTTLILPWLYPVIQM from the coding sequence GTGGACAGTCTGACTCTCATTAATATAAGTATAACCGTGGTTGTCTATCTAGGAGCAAAATGGCTATCCGAACGGTTGGTATCACCACTGACAACTCCTGTATTAACTGCAAGTTTGCTCATTATTGTTATTCTTAGTGTCTTTGATATTTCATATGAACAATATTCAGAAGCGAAGGAATGGATCTCTATATTATTAGGGCCTGCAACGGTTGCCCTTGCTGTACCGATGTACCATAATCGAACGGTTATTATGGAAAAAATGATTCCTGCTCTGTTTGGTTTAATGATTGGAACAATTTCAACCATTGTTTCTGCTGTTTGGTTGTCGAAGGTGTTTGGCCTTTCTGAAGCTATACAAGCCGCTGCTGCTGTGAAGGCGGTAACCACTCCTGTTGCGATTGATGTTGTTTTAATTATTAATGGCGATCCAGCTTTGGCCTCAGCGTTCGTTGTTATTGCCGGGATTGTAGGAGCTGTACTAGCACCAACTCTTCTATCCATCTTAAAAATAAAGGACCCTTTCTCTCGTGGTCTTGGGATTGGAGCCGTTTCCCATGTAATTGGAACAAGTCAGGCAGTAAAAGAAGGACCATTAGAAGGAGCTGTCTCAAGCATGGCCTTAAGTCTTGCAGCTATCTTCACCACACTCATCCTGCCTTGGCTCTATCCAGTAATTCAAATGTGA
- a CDS encoding alkaline phosphatase PhoX: protein MDRRNFLKVGGMSTLALTLGTTGLFSLTNASKSLAAGKATNPTGGFGGYGPLVKDPNGILDLPKGFHYKMLSKAGDLMPNGDKVPAMHDGMAAFKGEKNTTILVRNHENSTNSNLPVNGKNPWSNGAAGGTTTLIVGPNRELIDHYVSSSGTIRNCAGGATTWGTWLTMEETRNMGHGFVFEVNPLDPENEMSRTPIRDMGYFSHEAGHVDPSTGIWYLTEDANPSFLYRFTPHDRSQTLGSLQKGGILEAAAIDELPQASQMATGQKFGVVWKKLNPERAQQDAKDLGCIQFSRLEGAYFSEGTFWFDDTSAGSERLGRVYRYTPATNSLELFYESTDKNDLEAPDNICITPWGDLWIAEDGGGNDRIIGLTPEGEVYTFAENMMNNSEFAGPTFSHDGNTFFVNMQTPGITFAIWGPFARKNSTRRRAMNYAQPPQALAPIVSDKLASFAEEQGMSMLDAAALERHGMPIL from the coding sequence ATGGATAGACGTAACTTCTTAAAGGTTGGCGGAATGAGTACATTAGCATTAACACTTGGAACTACTGGACTTTTTTCATTAACAAATGCATCAAAAAGCTTAGCAGCCGGAAAAGCTACGAATCCAACAGGTGGATTTGGGGGATACGGACCTTTAGTAAAGGATCCAAATGGAATACTTGATTTACCAAAGGGCTTCCATTATAAAATGCTTTCAAAGGCTGGAGATTTAATGCCAAATGGTGATAAAGTTCCTGCGATGCATGATGGGATGGCTGCATTTAAAGGTGAGAAAAACACTACTATTTTAGTAAGAAACCATGAAAATAGTACAAACTCAAATCTCCCGGTAAATGGAAAAAATCCATGGAGTAATGGGGCAGCTGGTGGTACTACCACTTTAATTGTTGGACCTAATAGAGAACTTATCGATCATTACGTATCAAGCTCAGGTACCATCCGTAACTGTGCTGGTGGGGCAACTACATGGGGTACTTGGTTAACAATGGAAGAAACGCGTAATATGGGACATGGTTTTGTATTTGAAGTCAATCCACTGGATCCTGAAAATGAGATGTCTAGAACACCTATCCGTGACATGGGATACTTCTCACATGAAGCTGGACATGTTGACCCTTCAACAGGCATCTGGTATTTAACAGAAGATGCTAACCCAAGTTTCCTTTATCGTTTTACTCCACATGACAGAAGCCAAACACTAGGTTCTCTTCAAAAAGGCGGTATTTTAGAGGCAGCGGCAATTGATGAATTACCACAAGCCTCACAAATGGCAACTGGTCAAAAGTTTGGAGTAGTTTGGAAAAAGTTAAATCCAGAACGTGCTCAACAGGATGCAAAAGACCTTGGCTGTATTCAATTTAGCCGATTAGAAGGTGCTTATTTCTCAGAAGGGACTTTCTGGTTCGATGACACAAGTGCAGGTTCAGAACGTCTTGGCCGTGTTTACCGTTATACTCCAGCCACAAATTCATTAGAACTTTTCTATGAATCTACAGATAAAAATGATTTAGAAGCACCTGATAATATTTGTATTACTCCATGGGGAGATCTTTGGATTGCAGAGGATGGCGGTGGAAACGACCGGATCATTGGTTTAACTCCAGAAGGCGAAGTATATACTTTTGCCGAAAACATGATGAATAATTCGGAATTTGCCGGTCCTACATTCTCTCATGATGGCAATACATTTTTTGTAAATATGCAAACCCCTGGTATTACATTTGCAATTTGGGGACCGTTTGCTCGCAAAAATTCTACTCGCCGCCGTGCGATGAACTATGCTCAACCACCTCAAGCACTCGCTCCAATCGTATCGGACAAACTTGCTTCCTTTGCTGAGGAACAAGGAATGTCGATGCTTGATGCTGCTGCGTTAGAGCGTCACGGTATGCCCATTCTGTAA
- a CDS encoding LysM peptidoglycan-binding domain-containing protein: MSIHVVSSGETLWAISNQYGVSIPTIVQDNGLLSTQTLKPGLALYIANKRSSYFPRYYRVKTGDALWSIAQRYQTSVDQIIRANPKLNSNQLTIGQKLIIPSPVQLPLTTLGFIEPYNPEAFLTTFVPLSNQLTYIAVAAFSITEEGNAYALLKDQLIVERSKQLNVSPLLMIRNFKNGEFNPELIGSILVNPTYRNNLITSLVKLVRERRYEGVSIDFEFVPPERRNEFNMFLRQLKSALGEQILHINVHAKTEDLPTNRIVGAYDYREIGRIADIVAVMTIDYGYPTGPPDPISPIWWVEEVLRYTMTRIEPNKVQMAMALYGYDKSGSDNLTRALSVQAAQNQAITKGSSIQYDTASQSPWYQYWEDKTKHIVWFEDIRSYIEKYKLMDEYELLGTTFWQLSLPAPQNFAFLRDHITVRKKSSTRK, translated from the coding sequence ATGTCAATCCATGTAGTTAGCAGTGGGGAAACATTATGGGCAATTTCTAATCAATATGGTGTCTCGATCCCAACCATTGTTCAAGATAATGGGCTTTTATCTACGCAGACACTTAAACCAGGGCTAGCTTTATACATAGCTAATAAACGATCCTCTTACTTTCCACGTTATTACAGAGTCAAAACAGGAGATGCATTATGGTCTATAGCACAGCGCTATCAGACAAGCGTAGATCAGATTATACGAGCAAATCCAAAACTTAATTCAAATCAGTTAACGATCGGACAAAAATTGATTATCCCCTCGCCCGTTCAATTACCCTTAACCACTTTAGGTTTTATTGAACCTTATAATCCTGAAGCGTTTTTAACTACATTCGTTCCCCTATCCAATCAACTAACATACATAGCTGTCGCAGCTTTTTCTATAACTGAAGAGGGAAATGCCTATGCTTTATTAAAGGATCAACTAATAGTGGAAAGAAGTAAACAATTAAATGTATCCCCATTATTAATGATACGAAATTTTAAAAATGGAGAGTTTAACCCTGAATTAATTGGCAGTATTCTTGTAAATCCCACGTATCGTAATAATTTAATTACGAGTCTGGTGAAATTGGTTCGAGAGCGAAGGTATGAGGGGGTTAGTATTGACTTTGAATTTGTACCTCCAGAAAGACGGAACGAATTTAATATGTTTTTAAGACAGTTAAAGTCGGCTTTGGGTGAACAAATTTTACATATAAATGTTCATGCCAAAACGGAAGATCTTCCCACAAATCGAATTGTAGGAGCCTATGATTATCGGGAAATTGGTCGAATAGCGGACATTGTAGCTGTGATGACGATTGATTATGGTTATCCAACAGGCCCGCCTGATCCAATTTCTCCTATTTGGTGGGTGGAAGAAGTCCTTCGCTATACGATGACACGTATTGAACCCAATAAAGTACAAATGGCAATGGCATTATATGGATATGATAAAAGTGGGTCTGACAATTTGACTCGTGCATTATCTGTTCAAGCCGCACAAAACCAAGCGATAACAAAAGGTTCATCGATTCAATATGACACTGCATCACAGTCTCCTTGGTATCAATATTGGGAAGATAAAACCAAACATATTGTGTGGTTTGAGGATATAAGAAGCTATATTGAAAAATATAAATTAATGGATGAATACGAACTATTGGGAACAACCTTTTGGCAATTAAGTTTGCCAGCCCCGCAAAACTTCGCCTTTTTAAGAGATCATATAACCGTTCGAAAGAAGTCGAGTACCAGAAAATAA
- a CDS encoding rhodanese-like domain-containing protein: MKNKRIKFISLLATLSLSTMLSVACSQDEAKPAETTVETVEIKAMTGKELTAQNSDKKKDDVLIIDVRSPEEYKAGHIPNAINMNVDELEGRLDELGNYKDTPIIAYCNSGKKSGDAAEILANNGFTNVTNAQGVKEFKYDLVKYDDVTGSDFQALIDGNSDIVLVDVRPAKQVKEEGMIEGAINIPFDEVENQLDQLPKDKTIALYCNTGTKSADVAKQLESLGYKNVVNAIEGVKEHSFTLVN, translated from the coding sequence ATGAAGAATAAAAGAATTAAATTTATATCATTATTAGCAACACTTTCTTTATCGACGATGTTATCTGTAGCATGTTCTCAAGATGAAGCAAAACCAGCTGAAACTACAGTCGAAACTGTTGAAATTAAAGCAATGACAGGCAAGGAACTAACTGCTCAAAACTCAGATAAGAAAAAGGATGACGTCTTAATCATTGATGTCCGTTCACCAGAAGAGTATAAAGCTGGCCATATTCCCAATGCTATTAATATGAATGTTGATGAATTAGAGGGCAGATTAGATGAGCTTGGAAATTATAAAGATACCCCAATTATTGCCTACTGCAATTCAGGGAAAAAAAGTGGTGACGCGGCTGAAATTCTCGCCAACAATGGTTTCACAAATGTAACTAATGCCCAAGGTGTAAAAGAATTCAAGTATGATCTAGTTAAATATGATGATGTAACAGGATCAGACTTCCAAGCGTTAATTGATGGGAACTCAGATATTGTTTTAGTAGATGTACGCCCTGCAAAACAAGTAAAAGAAGAAGGCATGATTGAAGGAGCCATTAATATTCCATTTGATGAAGTGGAAAACCAGTTAGACCAATTACCAAAAGATAAAACAATCGCTTTGTATTGCAATACAGGTACAAAGAGTGCTGATGTTGCCAAGCAATTAGAAAGCCTTGGTTATAAAAATGTCGTTAACGCAATTGAAGGGGTTAAAGAGCATTCGTTTACTTTAGTAAACTAA
- a CDS encoding nitrous oxide-stimulated promoter family protein gives MTTTTIDKPNKRKRELNNGPRIQKEKETVTKMIAVYCRKNHHHRSDLCEECEDLNSYAMKRLSYCQFGEDKTFCSYCPVHCYKSDYREKIKVVMRFSGPWMLLYHPILAITHIWQEKVTYRNKH, from the coding sequence ATGACAACAACTACTATAGATAAACCAAATAAACGGAAAAGAGAATTAAATAACGGTCCACGAATTCAAAAGGAAAAAGAAACCGTTACCAAAATGATTGCGGTTTATTGCCGAAAAAATCACCATCATCGGTCCGATCTTTGTGAGGAGTGTGAAGATTTAAATAGTTACGCAATGAAAAGATTGTCATACTGTCAATTCGGCGAAGATAAAACCTTTTGTTCCTATTGTCCTGTTCATTGTTATAAATCTGATTATCGAGAAAAAATTAAAGTAGTCATGCGGTTCTCAGGTCCATGGATGCTACTTTATCATCCAATTCTAGCGATTACACATATTTGGCAAGAAAAAGTCACATACCGAAATAAACATTGA
- a CDS encoding MBL fold metallo-hydrolase yields MDKELSYGSDYKFIPATSINNGLGIEVLPDLFAYTVQIVNFCLVGHPDQKDFVLVDAGMPGSAEEMIAVTEERFGSGARPKAIILTHGHFDHVGAIIELVNHWDVPVYAHELELPYLKGEKGYPEPDPTVEGGLVAKLSPYFPNEPINLGDRVQALPSDGQVPFMSGYRWVPTPGHTPGHVSFFRAEDRALITGDAFVTVKQEYLYKVYTQELEISGPPRYLTPDWDTAFQSVKKLAALKPSVAVTGHGQPLEGEQLTRSLEKLVNEFYTLAVPEYGKYVKKNLH; encoded by the coding sequence ATGGATAAAGAACTGTCATATGGAAGTGATTATAAATTTATTCCGGCAACTTCCATAAATAATGGATTAGGGATTGAAGTATTACCAGACTTATTTGCTTATACCGTTCAAATCGTTAACTTTTGTTTAGTAGGACATCCGGATCAAAAGGATTTTGTGCTTGTGGATGCGGGAATGCCAGGATCGGCAGAGGAAATGATTGCGGTGACAGAGGAAAGGTTTGGTTCTGGCGCCCGTCCTAAAGCAATTATTCTAACACATGGACATTTTGACCATGTTGGGGCTATTATCGAACTCGTTAATCATTGGGATGTTCCTGTCTATGCCCACGAACTGGAATTGCCGTACTTAAAAGGTGAAAAAGGCTATCCTGAACCTGATCCAACTGTTGAAGGGGGTCTCGTCGCCAAACTATCCCCTTATTTTCCTAATGAACCGATAAATTTAGGTGATCGAGTACAGGCCCTTCCATCCGATGGACAGGTTCCATTCATGTCAGGATATCGTTGGGTGCCAACCCCGGGACATACACCAGGCCATGTTTCATTCTTTAGAGCTGAAGATCGAGCTCTTATAACAGGGGATGCCTTTGTCACAGTTAAACAGGAGTATTTATACAAGGTATATACTCAAGAACTAGAAATAAGTGGCCCGCCGCGCTATTTAACACCTGACTGGGACACAGCATTCCAATCAGTTAAAAAGCTGGCAGCCCTAAAACCATCAGTAGCTGTAACGGGTCATGGTCAGCCACTAGAAGGAGAACAGCTTACAAGAAGTCTTGAAAAATTGGTTAATGAATTTTATACCCTTGCTGTACCGGAATATGGGAAATATGTAAAAAAGAATCTCCATTAA